From one Zhongshania sp. R06B22 genomic stretch:
- a CDS encoding diguanylate cyclase: MSDTHSLFSSELAPGSAYPERPKLLIVDDQPVNIQVLYQVFGASCEVFMATSGQQALDVCRQKRPDLVLLDVVMPDMDGVEVCRKIKSEPEISDIPVIFVTSQNSPEEETLGLEAGAVDFISKPINPAVVKARVKTHLMLKIQTDALRELASVDGLTGISNRRQFDERIESEWRACRRTGQPLAMIMIDVDHFKKYNDHYGHLEGDTCLKLVAQALKESQWRGRDIAARYGGEEFVCLMPETKLEDALKKAEAIRQRIFDLVIPHATSDTADRVTISVGVACTVPDDQDLKRLISAADEQLYKAKEGGRNRVEGVST, translated from the coding sequence ATGAGTGATACCCATTCTTTGTTCTCGTCAGAATTGGCTCCCGGAAGCGCCTATCCTGAGCGGCCGAAATTGCTGATCGTCGATGATCAGCCGGTAAATATTCAGGTCTTGTATCAAGTCTTCGGCGCGAGCTGCGAAGTGTTTATGGCAACTAGTGGCCAGCAGGCGCTGGATGTATGTCGGCAAAAGCGCCCCGATCTAGTGTTACTTGATGTGGTGATGCCTGATATGGATGGTGTTGAGGTGTGCCGGAAGATTAAATCGGAGCCCGAGATTAGTGATATTCCGGTTATTTTTGTGACCTCGCAAAATAGTCCTGAAGAAGAAACCTTAGGCTTAGAGGCGGGCGCCGTTGACTTTATTAGTAAGCCCATCAATCCCGCGGTGGTTAAAGCCAGAGTTAAGACGCACCTTATGTTGAAAATTCAGACTGATGCTTTGCGTGAATTGGCGTCTGTGGATGGCTTGACCGGAATTTCAAATCGGCGCCAATTCGATGAGCGCATAGAGTCGGAGTGGCGAGCTTGTCGCCGCACCGGGCAGCCCTTGGCAATGATTATGATTGATGTAGACCACTTTAAAAAATATAACGATCACTACGGGCACTTGGAAGGAGATACGTGTTTAAAACTAGTTGCGCAAGCACTTAAAGAAAGTCAGTGGCGTGGTCGAGATATTGCCGCTAGGTACGGCGGTGAAGAGTTTGTCTGCTTGATGCCAGAAACAAAGCTGGAGGATGCCCTAAAAAAAGCGGAGGCAATTCGTCAGCGGATTTTTGACCTTGTTATACCCCATGCTACGTCTGATACTGCGGATCGAGTGACTATAAGTGTGGGCGTAGCCTGCACCGTTCCAGATGACCAAGATTTAAAGCGCTTGATTTCCGCTGCCGATGAGCAGCTATATAAGGCTAAAGAAGGCGGTCGTAATCGGGTTGAAGGTGTGAGCACCTAG
- a CDS encoding PAS domain S-box protein, giving the protein MYKSYKDLVDTLRWQYVLIVVLVFALAAIVMIPISDHNVRKNQRQVLEHYLDNVAVARSKAMLANFDRLKKDAYFLSRTPPIGGIIRASRNNGFDEEQSSSSLLWSTRLQEIFVAYLETHPSVMQVRYIGIDDGGRELVRVDRKNGRIQNVPATNLQQKFDTDYFKEAVIRGPGEVYVSEINLNREYGEIEVPYVPTLRLATPIVDQNRQLFGILVINLNMAEIFQTLSLDLDAEENIYVLNNDGDFLLHPAPEKTFGFEFGNNYRWSDEFSTGDDDTDSAFVRLDDKQAVYAMLSTVAYDRGQSVDLVVTASDSVVESVVAEARILNLYILFGFVFFSLLFLYLLAANLRRRALADKQNATMAAIVDGTDDAVVSKTLDGVIKSWNRAAEVMFGYSAKQAIGKRMIELIVPDDLLAQELEIFKRVAGGETVPDFITRRRRDNGDLLDVAITVSPVQGEDGEVFGVANIIRDISEVKSAQEQLQQLNESLEQQIELRTRELQAAFVLQNGILANAGYAIFTNKPDGTITLFNPAAEKMLGYKAEEIVNKKPMWILFEPAEIQPELQRLSKAGGDGKQVVSDVNYEREWTFVRKDGSRFPVMLKSNTLYGSDKKIIGYLGIARDLTMHKQQQNELETAIAVAEDASKSKSEFLANMSHEIRTPMNAVLGMLNLLTYTDMTDRQADYVRKASVAAESLLGIINDILDFSKIEAGKLLLDIRPVIIDDVLRDIAVILSMNLSEKNVEILFNIDPAVPRVVLGDALRIKQILINLAGNAVKFTQKGEVMLSLYVQHERQQRLVLGFSVRDTGIGMTREQQKRVFQSFTQAEAGTNRRFGGTGLGLVISQRLIRLMGGELEVESELGKGSTFSFSLIVDKVEDQELIEAGRRKLSKECRHLHILVVDDNASARQIIAGICVSLGWTAIEAESGDAALAALNESVRNGKHFDIAFIDWMMPGVDGWQTAKAIRDLDLGSAMPRLVMVTAHAREVFDKRVDAEHSPLDGFLMKPVTASDIYNSVIDAKAGTLSSLLPSSTEGKVAKNTLSGMRILLVEDNLTNQQVARELLAIEGAEVEVADNGQLGVDCIRNATKPFDVILMDLQMPIMDGYEATAEIRGTLGLKHLPIIAMTANAMPADKAACLAAGMNDHVGKPFELAELVSAILKASGREEKRDAPSIPVEESIVTALPDSPAGFSFKEALLRMGNNRGLYAGQARTFASRHSNDIQNILGLLRINNRPGAVRELHTLRGVSGTLGAQALAACLAEAEIAAKSVVEVAVIETMLLSAEKLLQEACEVLRTLADSLSPPQAVASASSDRSVAPDSAQLLELQMLLKESNMRAMAVHADMKAGLASYGDQARALDDAISVLDFAKAHEIVGAILSS; this is encoded by the coding sequence GTGTATAAAAGCTATAAAGACTTAGTAGACACATTGCGGTGGCAATATGTATTGATTGTGGTGTTGGTTTTTGCCTTAGCAGCAATAGTGATGATTCCCATATCAGATCACAATGTTCGCAAGAACCAGCGGCAGGTGCTGGAACATTATCTCGATAACGTTGCGGTGGCGCGAAGCAAGGCAATGCTGGCGAACTTCGATCGTTTAAAAAAGGATGCCTATTTCCTATCGCGTACGCCGCCGATAGGCGGGATCATCCGCGCAAGTCGCAATAATGGTTTTGATGAGGAGCAGAGTAGCTCCTCCCTATTGTGGTCTACGCGCTTGCAGGAAATATTTGTAGCTTACTTGGAAACTCACCCGTCGGTCATGCAGGTTCGCTATATCGGTATTGATGATGGCGGCCGCGAACTGGTCCGAGTCGATCGAAAAAACGGACGGATTCAAAATGTGCCAGCCACCAATCTGCAGCAGAAATTCGACACCGACTATTTCAAAGAGGCAGTCATTCGCGGGCCTGGAGAAGTATACGTATCGGAAATTAATTTAAATCGCGAGTACGGCGAAATAGAAGTTCCTTACGTGCCCACTTTGCGACTGGCCACCCCCATAGTCGATCAGAATCGGCAGTTGTTTGGTATTTTGGTTATTAACCTGAATATGGCAGAAATTTTTCAAACCCTAAGCCTAGACTTAGACGCGGAAGAAAATATTTATGTTTTAAATAATGATGGCGACTTCCTGTTGCATCCGGCGCCAGAAAAAACATTTGGATTTGAATTTGGCAATAACTATCGCTGGTCTGACGAGTTCAGTACGGGTGATGACGATACTGATTCGGCTTTTGTGCGTTTAGATGATAAGCAAGCAGTCTACGCCATGCTAAGTACGGTGGCCTATGACCGCGGCCAGTCTGTTGATTTAGTGGTAACCGCGTCTGATAGTGTCGTCGAGTCGGTGGTGGCCGAGGCCAGAATATTAAATCTGTATATTCTATTTGGTTTTGTTTTTTTCTCACTATTATTTTTATACCTTTTAGCGGCAAACCTTAGGCGCCGGGCATTGGCTGATAAGCAGAACGCGACGATGGCGGCTATTGTTGATGGCACGGACGACGCTGTTGTTAGTAAGACGCTAGATGGGGTGATTAAGAGCTGGAATCGCGCGGCAGAGGTGATGTTTGGCTACAGTGCTAAGCAGGCCATCGGTAAGAGAATGATTGAACTGATAGTGCCTGATGATTTATTAGCGCAGGAGCTGGAAATATTTAAGCGGGTAGCCGGCGGTGAGACTGTGCCGGATTTTATTACGCGGCGGCGGCGCGACAATGGCGACTTACTTGATGTTGCTATTACCGTGTCTCCGGTTCAGGGAGAGGACGGAGAGGTTTTTGGTGTTGCAAATATTATTCGTGATATTTCTGAGGTGAAATCGGCCCAAGAGCAATTGCAGCAATTAAATGAGAGCCTAGAGCAACAGATTGAATTACGCACCCGCGAGCTACAGGCAGCTTTTGTCTTGCAAAACGGCATTCTTGCGAATGCCGGTTATGCGATATTTACCAATAAGCCTGACGGTACCATTACCTTGTTTAATCCTGCCGCAGAGAAAATGCTGGGCTATAAAGCAGAGGAAATTGTTAATAAGAAACCCATGTGGATTTTGTTCGAGCCTGCTGAGATTCAGCCTGAATTGCAGCGGTTGAGCAAGGCTGGAGGCGATGGGAAGCAGGTCGTTAGTGATGTGAATTATGAACGTGAGTGGACCTTTGTTCGTAAGGACGGCTCCCGTTTTCCCGTTATGTTAAAGAGTAATACTTTATACGGCAGCGATAAAAAAATTATTGGTTACCTGGGCATAGCGCGGGACTTAACCATGCACAAGCAACAGCAGAATGAACTCGAAACAGCGATAGCAGTGGCGGAGGACGCTAGTAAATCGAAAAGTGAGTTTTTGGCAAATATGAGCCATGAAATTCGCACCCCGATGAATGCGGTTCTGGGTATGCTTAATTTGCTAACATACACTGATATGACTGATCGCCAGGCTGATTACGTTCGCAAGGCCAGTGTTGCGGCAGAGTCTTTGTTAGGGATTATTAATGACATTCTGGATTTTTCTAAGATAGAGGCGGGTAAGTTGTTGCTCGATATTCGCCCCGTCATCATTGATGACGTACTGCGTGATATCGCCGTGATTCTCAGCATGAATCTTAGCGAAAAGAATGTCGAGATCCTCTTCAATATCGATCCGGCGGTTCCTAGAGTGGTGTTAGGTGATGCGCTGAGAATCAAACAAATTTTGATTAATCTTGCTGGTAACGCGGTGAAGTTTACTCAGAAAGGCGAAGTCATGTTATCGCTCTATGTTCAGCATGAGCGGCAGCAGCGATTGGTATTAGGTTTCAGTGTTCGTGATACCGGTATCGGTATGACTCGCGAACAGCAAAAGCGTGTATTTCAATCATTTACTCAGGCCGAGGCAGGCACAAATCGCCGCTTTGGTGGTACCGGCCTTGGTTTGGTTATCAGTCAACGGCTTATTCGACTGATGGGTGGTGAGTTAGAGGTTGAGAGTGAACTAGGCAAGGGCAGCACATTCTCATTCTCATTAATTGTCGACAAGGTTGAAGACCAAGAGTTGATAGAGGCCGGGCGGCGGAAATTGTCAAAGGAATGTCGACATTTACATATTCTGGTGGTCGACGATAATGCCAGTGCACGACAGATTATTGCCGGTATTTGTGTGTCTTTGGGCTGGACGGCGATAGAGGCGGAGTCTGGTGATGCGGCCTTGGCCGCGCTGAATGAAAGTGTTCGAAATGGCAAACATTTTGATATCGCATTTATTGATTGGATGATGCCCGGCGTCGACGGTTGGCAAACCGCAAAAGCGATTCGTGATTTAGATTTGGGATCGGCAATGCCACGTCTAGTGATGGTGACTGCGCATGCGCGAGAGGTCTTCGATAAGCGTGTGGACGCCGAACATTCTCCGCTGGATGGCTTTTTAATGAAGCCGGTAACTGCCTCAGATATTTATAATTCTGTGATTGATGCCAAGGCTGGCACCCTGTCTTCGCTGCTGCCAAGCAGTACCGAAGGCAAGGTAGCCAAAAATACGCTCTCAGGGATGCGAATACTGCTAGTAGAAGACAATTTAACTAACCAGCAGGTTGCTCGGGAATTACTGGCCATCGAAGGTGCAGAAGTCGAGGTCGCTGATAATGGGCAGCTTGGTGTGGATTGTATTCGCAATGCGACTAAGCCCTTCGATGTCATTTTAATGGATTTGCAAATGCCTATAATGGATGGCTATGAGGCGACAGCAGAAATTCGTGGAACGCTAGGACTTAAACATTTGCCCATAATAGCGATGACGGCCAATGCAATGCCTGCTGATAAAGCAGCGTGCTTGGCTGCGGGTATGAATGACCATGTTGGCAAGCCCTTTGAGCTTGCAGAGTTGGTGAGTGCGATCTTAAAAGCCAGCGGCCGTGAAGAAAAACGTGATGCTCCATCAATACCGGTGGAAGAATCAATAGTCACTGCCTTGCCGGATTCCCCTGCTGGATTCTCATTTAAAGAGGCTTTATTGCGGATGGGAAATAATCGCGGCTTATATGCTGGGCAGGCGCGTACGTTTGCTAGTCGACACAGCAATGATATTCAAAACATTCTGGGCTTGTTGCGTATCAATAATCGACCCGGCGCGGTGCGCGAGCTGCACACCCTGCGCGGGGTTTCAGGCACCCTAGGTGCGCAAGCCTTAGCGGCTTGTTTGGCAGAAGCTGAAATAGCTGCCAAAAGCGTGGTTGAGGTCGCTGTTATTGAAACCATGCTATTGAGTGCAGAGAAGCTTTTGCAAGAGGCCTGCGAGGTCTTACGTACGCTGGCGGACAGTTTATCCCCGCCGCAAGCTGTTGCGAGCGCCAGTAGTGATCGTAGTGTCGCGCCGGATTCCGCTCAGTTGCTCGAACTACAGATGTTGTTAAAAGAAAGCAATATGCGAGCAATGGCTGTACATGCTGATATGAAAGCTGGGTTAGCTAGTTATGGTGATCAGGCACGAGCCTTGGATGACGCGATCTCGGTATTAGATTTTGCTAAAGCACATGAGATTGTTGGGGCTATTTTATCATCCTAG
- a CDS encoding DUF6482 family protein, whose translation MTRVYTDQLAALPITEIVIMSVEGGIYVAFVALEGKLLRIYELDNKPLSRRSIGDIKSVLLESGCGIKSYLVHHSAYDEMIGTECLVEPRMKIALA comes from the coding sequence ATGACAAGAGTTTATACTGATCAATTAGCAGCCCTGCCAATTACTGAAATTGTAATAATGTCAGTGGAAGGGGGCATTTACGTCGCTTTTGTGGCTTTAGAAGGCAAACTATTGAGAATCTATGAACTAGATAACAAGCCTTTAAGCCGCCGTAGCATCGGCGACATTAAATCAGTGTTGCTCGAAAGCGGCTGCGGGATCAAATCTTATTTGGTTCATCATTCCGCCTACGATGAAATGATTGGTACCGAGTGCCTAGTTGAGCCAAGGATGAAAATTGCTTTGGCCTAA
- a CDS encoding enoyl-CoA hydratase-related protein, whose product MSIKPVLSDATLTVTNRYAILRFERDDVRNALTGTTLIDDICATVEWANANKQISCLIITGSGSAFSSGGNVKDMRDKLGMFGGSPSEISDSYKSGIQRISRVMHSAEIVTIAAVNGAAVGAGFDLCCMADIRIGCENTRFGETFINLGIIPGDGGAWFLQRLLGYQRAAELTFSGRIIDSAEALSLGLLLECVPKDTLIACAERYASEYASKPPQALRAAKRLMKLAQRQELTDFLDVCADVQSQCHQTEDHQRALNAFLNKTTAQFEGN is encoded by the coding sequence ATGTCAATCAAGCCTGTACTTAGCGACGCAACATTAACTGTCACGAATCGTTACGCCATACTGCGCTTTGAGCGCGATGACGTTCGCAATGCCCTTACGGGCACCACGCTGATTGACGATATCTGCGCCACCGTTGAATGGGCGAATGCCAACAAACAGATTTCCTGCCTGATTATCACTGGTAGTGGCTCGGCATTTAGCTCGGGCGGCAATGTAAAAGATATGCGGGACAAGCTAGGTATGTTTGGCGGCAGCCCTAGCGAAATTAGCGATAGTTACAAAAGTGGAATACAACGTATTTCTCGGGTCATGCATAGCGCTGAAATAGTAACTATTGCGGCTGTAAATGGCGCGGCGGTCGGCGCCGGTTTTGATCTATGTTGCATGGCTGACATTCGAATCGGCTGTGAAAACACCCGCTTCGGTGAAACCTTTATCAACCTTGGCATAATCCCTGGTGATGGCGGCGCATGGTTCCTACAGCGTCTACTTGGCTACCAAAGAGCTGCAGAGCTAACATTCAGCGGACGTATCATCGACAGCGCCGAAGCGCTAAGTCTAGGACTGTTACTTGAATGTGTACCAAAAGACACACTTATTGCATGCGCCGAACGCTACGCCAGTGAATATGCAAGTAAACCACCACAGGCATTGAGGGCTGCAAAGCGCCTAATGAAGCTCGCACAGCGCCAGGAGCTTACAGACTTTTTAGACGTATGTGCCGATGTTCAGAGCCAGTGTCATCAAACTGAAGACCACCAACGCGCACTAAATGCGTTCCTCAATAAAACCACTGCGCAATTTGAGGGCAATTAA
- a CDS encoding SpoVR family protein, with protein sequence MSSVKPKKTILSHGGDWDFELLKRYDAEIGIIAKEYGLDTYPNQIEVIASEQMLDAYASVGLPISYSHWSYGKEFIQNEEAYRRGQRGLAYELVINSDPCIAYLMEDNSMPMQALVIAHACYGHNSFFKGNYLFKQWTSADAIVDYMVFARKYIFDCEQRYGDARVEETIDACHALMDHGVDRFHRPSPLSAEDELHRQHEREEHAYKQYDDIWRTLPQKAVDKSGAQKKKRTFPPEPQENLLYFIEKYSPSLEPWQREIVRIVRKLAQYFYPQGLTKVMNEGWATFWHYTLLNTLYDRGMVDDGFMFEILQSHTNVVMQPSFDHPAYSGINPYALGFAMMRDIRRICEEPDEEDRAWFPDIVDKDWSEVLDFAMRNYKDESFIGQYLSPKLIREFHLFAIADKHSEDHLRVEAIHNEAGYREVRRLLSKQYNRDVLIPDIQILRYEHMGDRSLVLRYNQLRERPLTDDATEVLKHLSRLWGFTVTMEIFEEGRGVVDKVEVSPG encoded by the coding sequence ATGAGCTCAGTAAAACCAAAGAAGACCATACTCTCCCATGGTGGTGATTGGGATTTTGAGCTTTTAAAGCGTTATGACGCGGAAATTGGCATTATTGCTAAAGAGTACGGCCTTGATACCTACCCTAATCAGATTGAGGTGATTGCCTCCGAGCAGATGCTAGATGCTTACGCATCGGTTGGTTTGCCCATTAGTTACAGTCACTGGAGTTACGGTAAGGAGTTTATCCAAAACGAGGAGGCCTACCGGCGGGGGCAACGAGGCCTAGCCTATGAGCTGGTGATTAATTCCGACCCCTGTATAGCCTATCTGATGGAAGACAATAGTATGCCCATGCAAGCGCTGGTCATTGCGCACGCTTGCTATGGCCACAACTCATTTTTTAAAGGCAATTATTTATTTAAGCAGTGGACCAGTGCCGATGCGATTGTCGATTACATGGTGTTTGCCCGCAAGTATATTTTTGACTGTGAGCAGCGTTATGGCGACGCGCGTGTCGAAGAGACCATCGACGCCTGCCACGCCTTGATGGATCACGGCGTTGATCGTTTTCATCGGCCGTCACCACTGTCGGCCGAGGACGAGCTTCATCGTCAGCATGAGCGAGAAGAGCACGCCTACAAGCAATATGATGATATCTGGAGAACCCTTCCTCAAAAAGCCGTGGATAAATCCGGGGCGCAAAAGAAGAAGCGCACTTTTCCCCCTGAACCTCAGGAAAATTTGCTGTATTTTATTGAGAAATACTCGCCCTCCTTGGAACCTTGGCAACGTGAAATTGTAAGAATTGTCCGCAAACTCGCCCAGTACTTTTATCCTCAGGGTCTAACCAAGGTGATGAACGAGGGCTGGGCTACATTCTGGCACTACACCTTGCTGAACACCCTATATGATCGAGGTATGGTTGACGACGGCTTTATGTTTGAAATATTGCAGTCGCACACCAATGTGGTGATGCAGCCTAGCTTTGATCATCCTGCTTATTCGGGTATTAATCCTTACGCACTGGGTTTTGCAATGATGCGCGATATAAGGCGAATCTGCGAGGAGCCCGATGAGGAAGATCGCGCCTGGTTCCCCGACATTGTTGACAAAGACTGGAGTGAGGTCCTTGACTTCGCCATGCGCAATTACAAGGATGAATCTTTTATCGGTCAGTATCTATCTCCGAAATTGATTCGCGAATTCCATTTATTTGCCATCGCCGACAAGCATTCAGAGGATCACCTGCGGGTTGAAGCGATCCACAATGAGGCAGGATACCGTGAGGTGAGGCGTTTGCTTTCAAAGCAGTACAATCGCGACGTGCTGATCCCAGATATTCAGATACTCCGCTATGAGCATATGGGGGATCGTTCATTGGTCCTCCGTTATAATCAGCTTCGCGAGCGGCCGTTAACAGATGATGCCACCGAAGTATTGAAACACCTTAGCCGTTTGTGGGGCTTTACTGTCACGATGGAAATTTTTGAAGAGGGCCGCGGCGTGGTTGATAAAGTGGAAGTGAGTCCTGGCTAA
- a CDS encoding YeaH/YhbH family protein: protein MSMIIDRRLNDRNKNATNRQRFIKRYKAQLRRSVADIVADRSITDMSRGGEVGIPAKDISEPKFRIGRGGDREMVHPGNKEFNTGDMIAKPKSGGGGGSGSGGEGQGEEGQDNFMFTLSKEEFMNLFFDDLELPRLARTVLGDSEQFTYRRAGYTPSGVPANLAVPRSVKNAMARRIALKAPLKRELEELKRAGGDQEEIDALEERIARIPFLDEYDLRFRHRVKEPKPISRAVMFCLMDVSASMSEEKKDLAKRFYTLLYLFLSRKYEKVELVFIRHTSNAEEVDEHAFFHDPQTGGTVVMSALNLMIEVQQERYSPNEWNIYGAQVSDGDAFGSDPQRSAMRLSKDILPLCKYFAYVEVPDSPSSITPLAAAYGQIRDETFAMSTVMDRSDVYPVLRELFHKESV, encoded by the coding sequence ATGTCAATGATTATTGACCGCCGCCTGAATGATCGCAATAAAAACGCGACTAATCGCCAGCGCTTCATAAAGCGGTATAAGGCGCAGCTGCGGCGTTCAGTGGCAGATATTGTGGCAGACCGGTCTATCACCGATATGTCTCGTGGTGGTGAGGTCGGGATTCCTGCCAAAGATATTTCCGAGCCAAAGTTTCGAATTGGTCGTGGTGGCGATCGCGAAATGGTGCATCCCGGTAATAAAGAATTTAACACCGGTGATATGATCGCCAAACCTAAGTCTGGTGGCGGCGGTGGCAGCGGCTCGGGTGGTGAAGGCCAGGGTGAGGAAGGGCAGGATAACTTCATGTTTACTCTTTCCAAAGAAGAGTTCATGAACCTGTTTTTTGATGACCTTGAGCTGCCGCGTTTAGCGCGCACTGTGCTAGGCGATTCTGAACAATTTACCTACCGCCGCGCCGGCTATACGCCAAGTGGTGTGCCTGCCAATTTAGCGGTGCCGCGCTCGGTGAAAAATGCCATGGCGCGGCGGATTGCGCTTAAGGCGCCGCTCAAGCGCGAGCTTGAAGAATTAAAACGTGCCGGTGGCGATCAAGAAGAGATCGACGCGCTTGAGGAGCGAATCGCCCGGATTCCATTTCTAGATGAATATGATTTGCGATTTCGCCATCGTGTTAAAGAGCCCAAGCCTATCAGTAGAGCCGTGATGTTTTGCTTGATGGATGTGTCGGCTTCGATGTCAGAAGAAAAGAAAGATCTCGCCAAGCGATTTTACACCCTCTTATATCTCTTTCTCAGCCGCAAATATGAAAAGGTTGAGCTGGTTTTTATTCGACATACATCCAATGCCGAGGAAGTCGACGAACACGCTTTTTTCCACGACCCACAGACCGGTGGCACGGTGGTGATGTCGGCACTAAATTTGATGATTGAGGTTCAGCAAGAGCGTTACTCCCCGAATGAGTGGAATATATATGGCGCCCAAGTGTCGGATGGCGATGCCTTTGGCAGTGATCCGCAGCGCAGCGCAATGAGGCTGAGCAAGGATATCCTGCCGCTGTGTAAATACTTTGCCTATGTGGAAGTGCCTGACAGTCCTTCTAGTATTACGCCGCTGGCGGCTGCTTATGGTCAGATTCGAGATGAAACCTTTGCGATGAGCACCGTGATGGATCGCAGCGATGTGTACCCGGTTCTACGCGAACTGTTTCACAAGGAGTCTGTATGA
- a CDS encoding PrkA family serine protein kinase: MGILDNVREQYLKGRDEEMSLEAYLDLCRQDPLAYATPAERMLAAIGEPELIDTRNDPRLSRIFSNRLIPRYPAFEEFYGLEDVIAQIVAFFRHAAQGLEERKQVLYLLGPVGGGKSSIAERLKKLMEAAPIYAIKGSPINESPLGLFDPLRDGEQLQEEYGIPQRYLTGLSSPWAIKRLEEYEGDLTKFRVVRIQPSVLKQVAVTKTEPGDENNQDISTLVGKVDIRKLEAFAQDDPDAYSYSGGLCLANQGLLEFVEMFKAPIKMLHPLLTATQEGNYKGTEGFSAIPFNGIILAHSNESEWQSFRNDKHNEAFLDRVYIVKVPYCLQVSEEVKIYKKLLRHSSLHAAPCAPGTLEMLAQFSVLSRLREPENSSIYSKMRVYDGESLKDTDPAAKSFQEYRDYAGIDEGMTGMSTRFAFKVLSAVFNYDNAEIAANPVHLMFVLEQRILREQLPEDTQRVYLEFIKGWLAVRYAEYVGKEIQTSYLESYSEYGQNIFDRYVTFADYWIQDEDYRDPETGAIFDRSTLNDELEKIEKPAGIANPKDFRNEIVNFVLRARAQNEGRNPSWTSYEKLREVIEKKMFSSTEELLPVISFNAKASVEDKQKHENFVTRMVEKGYTPKQVRLLSEWYLRVRKSG, from the coding sequence ATGGGCATACTTGATAATGTTCGTGAGCAATACCTGAAGGGGCGCGACGAAGAAATGTCCCTGGAGGCTTATCTTGACCTATGCCGTCAAGATCCCCTGGCTTACGCAACCCCAGCCGAACGTATGCTTGCCGCCATTGGTGAGCCTGAACTGATAGATACCCGCAACGACCCGCGCCTCTCCCGTATTTTTTCTAATCGTCTTATTCCTCGATACCCCGCTTTTGAGGAGTTCTATGGTCTTGAAGACGTTATTGCGCAAATTGTCGCCTTTTTCAGACATGCTGCTCAAGGTTTAGAAGAGCGTAAGCAGGTGCTTTATCTGCTGGGCCCTGTGGGTGGTGGTAAATCATCTATTGCCGAGCGCTTGAAAAAGTTAATGGAAGCAGCCCCGATATACGCCATCAAAGGCTCGCCCATTAATGAGTCGCCATTGGGCCTGTTTGATCCGCTGCGTGACGGCGAGCAGTTGCAAGAAGAGTACGGTATTCCTCAGCGCTACCTCACAGGCTTATCTTCCCCTTGGGCGATTAAACGCTTGGAGGAGTATGAAGGCGATTTGACAAAGTTCAGGGTGGTAAGAATACAGCCCTCGGTATTGAAGCAAGTTGCGGTCACAAAAACTGAACCGGGCGACGAAAACAATCAAGATATTTCTACGCTGGTTGGTAAGGTAGATATTCGTAAATTAGAGGCCTTCGCGCAGGATGATCCAGACGCTTATTCCTACTCCGGTGGCTTGTGCTTGGCGAATCAGGGTTTGCTTGAATTTGTAGAGATGTTCAAAGCACCGATAAAGATGTTACACCCCTTATTAACAGCGACCCAAGAGGGTAATTACAAAGGCACTGAAGGCTTTTCGGCTATTCCTTTTAATGGAATAATTCTCGCCCACTCTAATGAATCTGAATGGCAGAGCTTCCGCAACGACAAGCACAATGAAGCCTTCCTTGACCGCGTATACATAGTCAAAGTGCCGTATTGTTTACAGGTTTCAGAAGAGGTGAAAATTTACAAAAAATTACTTCGCCACAGTTCTCTTCATGCTGCGCCATGCGCGCCCGGAACCTTGGAAATGTTAGCCCAGTTCTCGGTTTTGTCTCGGCTTCGCGAACCGGAGAATTCGAGCATATATTCCAAGATGCGAGTCTATGATGGCGAGTCCTTGAAAGATACCGATCCCGCGGCCAAGTCCTTCCAAGAATACCGAGATTATGCCGGTATTGACGAGGGTATGACCGGCATGTCAACGCGCTTTGCCTTTAAAGTGTTGTCGGCTGTATTCAATTATGACAACGCTGAGATTGCCGCCAATCCGGTACATTTAATGTTTGTGCTGGAGCAGCGCATTCTTCGCGAGCAATTACCAGAAGACACACAGCGAGTGTATCTGGAATTTATTAAAGGTTGGCTTGCGGTTCGTTATGCGGAATACGTGGGTAAAGAGATTCAAACTTCCTACTTGGAATCGTATTCAGAATACGGTCAGAATATTTTTGATCGCTATGTGACGTTTGCCGATTACTGGATTCAAGATGAGGATTATCGCGATCCTGAAACTGGCGCCATCTTTGATCGCAGCACCTTAAATGACGAGCTTGAGAAAATTGAGAAACCTGCGGGAATAGCCAACCCAAAAGATTTCAGAAATGAGATTGTTAACTTTGTACTTCGCGCTAGAGCCCAAAATGAAGGTCGTAATCCTAGTTGGACCAGCTACGAGAAGCTCCGTGAAGTTATAGAGAAGAAAATGTTCTCTAGCACCGAAGAATTGCTGCCGGTTATATCCTTTAACGCCAAAGCTTCTGTTGAAGATAAGCAGAAGCATGAGAACTTTGTTACCCGTATGGTAGAGAAAGGATATACGCCTAAGCAGGTGCGTTTGTTGTCTGAGTGGTATCTGCGGGTCAGAAAATCAGGGTAG